GGGCGCAATAGAATGTAAAGAATTCAGATAAAACTACTGCAAAAGTGtaaagcgcgagcgcagcgagcgcgaaatttttaagatttttagcatagaagtacccaaacaagtttgaaaaaagtactgtaaagtgaagaaggcgcgagcgcagcgagcgcgtaatttttgatatttggGACGCAAAAAGATGTCTAAAGAAATTAGAGAAAATAACCGTAAATTGTagggcgcgagcgcagcgagcgcgaaattttttaattttggaacacaaaagtactcaaacaagttaaaaaaaaaagcgaccagaaagtgaagcagctgcgagcgtagcgagctcaacattttttgacatttgggacgcaaaagtcctccacctccgcttacaaatagcgcctaaatagcttagaaatatccactgtaaagtgattttttttattgttattatgagGACTCTCTAATTTACCtcagaattaagcacaaattaaaagaaaccgaaAATTTTAAGCGAGCGTcaattgtttttgctacttaagtaatcagataaaagcaaaaatacaaagagAAGGGTGACAGTCGAactgagaggggtgaccgcctcgatgtctcgcACATGCACTGTTGTAGGTTTGCTTAAAATTTCTAAAAAGGCttcgcagattagaatggcacccttagTGACGTTATCATCatgcttaaaaatattctcaatgcAATTTCTACGTTAGGAAATGTGTGttcttcaattttgttttgatagattATATGCTTCCTGTACACAGTTAGGTGCTTCATTTTCACTCTGaacattttttaagtattcttttaaatgttcattatcattctttttaaccgacttcccaaaaaggaggaggttctcaattcgtcgggatctttttttttttttttttttttttttattttttatgtatgttcaccgattactcagagacgcttcgaccgatttgcaaaatttttttttgtctgatagggtttacctcccaggtggtcccatagtcaccaggtcaggatctgatgatggaaaccctgagaaatcgagggcaactttcgaaaatcgtaggcatacgtagggtaaaaacttgacactaaggcgcatgtctgataacactatgcaatggtgaaggcttggagctgacctgatgatgaagaccagagaaggtcgagggaacttgaacaatgaatgtgtaaaaaactacctcgtgtttgggcttattttgttcgtattgacgagacctttgcaacagtgaaggtttgaagctgacctgatgatggagaccagcgaaggtcgagggaactcgacaattgaatatgtaaactacctcgtgcttgggcttatattgttcgtattgatgagaactttccactgcggatatgacatgcggatagtgacaactatgcttgtcactgaaaagctaaaaataaaaaactttttacaaaaaaataaaaccgactcccaaaaacactgaaaagcaaaaaaaaactattcttaggtgcatcggcctagaagtcggtggcgttataaacttagttacatccattagacaccgacttctaggccgatgcacctaagaatagtttttttttgcttttcagtgtttttgggagtcggttttatttttttgtaaaaagtttttaattggtCATTATCATCAGATTTTTAGTACCTAAATATAGGTTATCATTTGGTGATCTGGCAGGAACTAGGGGGCCCCATTCGATCGCGGGGCCCTGGGCActtgcccatagtgcccagtggagaagaggggcctgccgataacaatgtttgcacacgtaaaaatggcaggtgaaGACttgccaactcacttactgggccctcgggaatcagtcactgaatagcaacaagagggcaacaggtacatgagcggctgaagggtgaggatacctcggcggactttaaacgcagatcacgcgctccctgtgggtccagcatcaccggcccactcgccacttaccacgaggcacctaccctccgagcgggctgctaaccctactctagcgactccactctgacccgatgaaggcaagccaagaggcgggagacctaacCCCCGTcatgcttttttttttttttttccgacgtcaaaaatcatcaaatgacccctcccgctgtgggttagcagcggtgagggagtgtcagactcttactgactaaaaaccgtcgtgttccgtcataggccttttatgtaccagggccgcggtatctctttcgaataacccgcagccccggcaggccttggccctgctgggccccgctggggttgctgacatctctttgaggagcgcgtggaacaacgcgcgccgtcgacacgggtctgtcgtctaagtagacagagcgacgatgagccacccgaactcaccgcccacagacccacgcctacggtggccgggagtcatctcgcaacacccggcgcccatggtgtctacctggtccagcgcggcggccgggatgagaggtgcgaactctctggcgttccgcctcctccttatcgagcatgaccgcttcgcagaaggaggcgacggcatcccattccctctcgccccggaccatggcctgaaccagggccggacgcgagaggtcgccgccgcccaaagcctcgacgaggacccggcggtgcccttcccatgcggggcacacctggactgtgtggtccaccgtgtcctcggggctgtccgcacaatggtgacacccgggcgcctcctcacgaccgatgcggtgcaggtacctcccgaaacaaccgtgtccggtgaggacctgcgtcatgcggtacgtgagggcgccatgactcctcccgagccactcctcaaagaggggacttaccgccacgatggtggcgtgccctgcactgggttgcgacagtcgctccctccaggccaccatgagatcgcgccggagctccgcccgctgcgcgacaacttgccgcggcaacggggtttccccccggcgctgagcctcctcgcgccagtcgtacaggcgcaagaagaccctctcctccagatcccacggtggcagtccagcaagtaggccagctgcttcgcgggagatcgtgcggtacccccggattagcctaatggctatcaccctttggggcacgttcaggtagtgtgtagcccgcggccgtaccgaacgtgcccataccggggccccgtaaagggccatggaccgcatgacccccgcgtagagtttacggcagggggcgtttgggcctcccaggttgggcaggagccgcttgaatgcagcacctgccttctccagtttggggcccaaacgtcggaaatgctcgacgaagttccaccggccgtcgaggacgagtcccaggtacttcatcgccctctcgacgccgatggtaaccctccccaccgtgacttgggagcctgaaggtggcgcgttccgaagcccatgaaagcacatggcctcggatttgtgcaaggccacctccaggcccagcagctggatcctctcgatgactgtcgcaaccccgcgcgtcattatgtcggccgcctcctggtgcgacctcccttgtgccagaaccagcgtgtcgtcagcgtagcagaccacgctgacgccgctagggaggtcggcgcgcagcacccagtcgtagccgatgttccacaagagcggccccagtaccgacccctgcggaacaccgcaagacatttctcgccggttccattccccgttgtgaccagggtaaatgatggacctatccgacagataggcctcgaccacgcgacgaaggtaggtcggcacccggtgataccggagtgcctccctaatgcaactccagggaagggtgttgaaggcgttggcgatgtcaagagacaccgccaagacgacccccccccgggatacagcatcccccgtcgtgagagctctcacgcgcatgatggcgtccaccgttgagcgccccttgcggaaaccgaactggtgatccgcaaggtccggccctatccccccaaggtgcgcgacgaggcggtgtgcgacaactcgctcaaagagcttgcccacctcgtcgagcaacacgataggccggtatgcggacggagagtccgcagggcgccccggcttccgtatgaggaccagtttccctgtcttccaacgaagtgggaactggcccctctccaaacatgcgctgagaagccccctaagtcgaggcccgagagcctcaagggccaggacccaggccttgccaggcaggccatcaggccctggggcggtgtttttggctttcagcctagccaccgccactctcaggtccaccccagtcacctcggggacatcgtcgtcgtcggaagtgtggtccgtacttgacaccgcgggttgcagagacatgggcgggggagagtgttccccgcgcgaagggaacagagcgctcaccacctcctccaccagctgaggccgaaggctctgggtcagcgggggggcccatgggcggagcttgccccgcaccattttgtacgggcgcccccacgggtccctgtccagagaccccagcaactccgcattggccacctccttggcctggatgatggccaattggagggcggtcttcgcagctctgtatccctcgtacagctctgcttccctggcttctgcatccggagggcggatgcgcagcctgcggtgtctggtgtacaggtgcctcgcagcgacgcacgcctctcgaagggcggcgatctcgcaagaccaccagtacacctggcgtcgggcgcgtcctggcggggctcggggcatggccacgtcacaaatatcggacatggtctcccggaaccactccgcctcgtcgttgatgtcggcgggcctgtccggtgatgacacccaggcctgcacgactgaggcttccaggagaagctcccggtcaaggtgcctcagcgcccaacgtggaccactcggggtctgcaggaccggcgcgctagggttctgggcggagacgtcaaaccggatgtaccggtgatcggagtaggtctccaccctctcctccacgcgccagtcaaagacacgcggcagcagagcggggctggcgaacgagatgtccactactgactcgccccgcatccgtacacacgtggggacagaaccccgattgaggacgaccaggcctgcttccagcgcccagtcctccaccatcctaccccgcgcatctgtgcgtcgggaaccccaggccaagttcttggcgttgaagtcccctaacactatcacggggagggaataacttccgacgacgacggacaactccaggagggagttgtggaactcggcgagagttcggctcggggagaagtacacccccacgacgactatctccccgaaccgtgctgcgacgcaaccccttccactcttcaccccttcgagggaaggagtaccagcggcggccgacgatatgatggtcattGAGCCGataaggtccttaacccagtcatccctgggaaggacaaagtacggctcagcgaccacggcgatgttgatcgaccactgcgccatgctttggagcagcagatcctgggcacgggcgcagtggttgatgttcgcctggaggaagcgtaatggagccagactagcactccatcacgtcttcctcctcttgagacgcCGACACGGGCGCTGCGACAGCAACAGTGGCgactcccccgtcatgcttcactccggcaggccagagatgggggacagtatactctccctggagcactcggatatatagccccgcggggtcgctactccccgtcatccgcctcagatgccctgcggggtaTGATTAAAGGTTTACTAGAAGATTATTAGAAGATTATTCACTTTGACTTTTACCAGAAGATTATTAGAAGATTATTCACTTTGACTTAAACCGACAGGGTTTAAGTCTAAGTCTAAGTCAGGGTATAATCTTCAAATAATCTTTGAGACATTGTAaaactgtgggttagcagcggtgaggaagtgtcaggcttttactgactaaaaatccatcatgttccgtcctaggctttttatgtaccagagccgcggtaactctttcgagcaatcccgcagccccggcggaAATTATAATAGGTCCTAGCGACGGCCTAAAATACTATACCATCTTCCATTTTCCATCTTTGTTTAACAGAAGttctttcataaataaataacaacaaaatagcTAGAAAATACCAATATCGTGTTTTCTACACAGCCATCAAAATAActgtgtttatatttaaatcacgtattaaattaacattttgtgATGGAAACCGCGCCGTGAAATTACAAAACGTAGGCTATAATTATTCTTCATGATAAAGTCAATAAATAGATGGAGTTTATTTAAACCTACAGCTAAATAAACTTTAGatattcacttataataccacaagagcttcaaaattatcgggtattttccgataggttcgttgcaaacaaatgaaggagtcaagtttttcaggttaaaaaataacgagcgcgaagcgcgagtgatttttcctgaaaaacttgacgactttatttgtttgcagggaaccttgagggaaatgccagataattatgaagctcgtgtggtattcgggagattatttttccgtcccaaatgtcggccacaacctgtcagtttgacgtagcaacgaccagagaaaatattcaaaaaattttcagtataataccatgtaggttgtaccacgtgacgtcgaatggtgcaattctattggtcgatatttgggtcggaaaaataatcaactttatttcAATAGTAGGTTTAAATCGTTAGAAACCAGGGTTACGAATAATTCCGCGTCCATTTTATTTGGGTCTATTTCAATACCAGAAGCTATGTAAATAAGTTTAGcgattttattttggaaaagtaAAAAGATACAATTAAATGTATGTGGAACGTTTTCCACTAAATTATTGActtttactaattaattattccTGGAACTGATTATTGGCCTATTCATCTCTTTTGGGAAACAATACACCTATCAGAAATTAATTTACCTCAGCCTACTGCAGTTTCTGGCTTTGTAGTATAGGCATGGTGGACTAAAAGTGTCCctgtttccaattttatttcattcatccCTTCTTATTCGTAAGTCTCAGGCAATCCATCCGTCCTTTGGATGGTCTTCCTCTCCCTCTCCATCCACACATTAATAAGAAGTTTACACTTCACGcccagtataaaaaaaaaacaaaagaaagaaaaatataataacattttatttgaaggaTTACACATGGACTTATACATAATTTCACAATTCGTTGATCACCTATCTGAGTGTTTCAGCAAATTTCATAATTCCTGCTTGCACTTCTTTTGCGGCAATCAGTATCTCTTTTGGTGGGATAAGGTCCACCCCGGCTCTACCCCTAGTTTCAATCAGATAGGAATTGGTGATCGCCTTCTCATAGTGCATCCATTCGATGGCCATTCCATAACCTTGCTTGCCAATTTTAGCGATGTTCCCATTCGTGAAAGGCTGCCTACCCACTGCACGCATGGCCTAAAAAGCAGTATGTAGCTAAAGTATTATGATATCTGAATTGAGTGCTTCTCTCGTcagctttttgggaagtcggttaaaaaggttTATCATTTTCGTATTGTAAAGTTTAAGAAAAGCAGATGCTTCGTTGGCGTTGTATGGTTACTTTGAGCAGTATTAcatctttatattatttttgtaggtacatacatagatatgttTATCCCGTTATCAATTACCCATCCAAGTCGGTCctgccatttatttttaatattattgtatattaGTAGTAAATTATTCTCCGATGCTCAGAATATGACCAACCcaaaaaagtttaagttttcTCTCTATGGAGCATCTCTTATTTATGTAACAGCCACGTTTCATTCGCATCTTAAGGAACAAATTCAAGATTAAAAGCAGTCAAGTTTCCTACATCTATTTGTGAAACATTAGAAAAACCTCCACACAATTATCCAGACAGCAGAACAAAAGTATTGTCAGATCAAACTCACCAGACACATTCTCTTGGTCATCTCAAATTGTTTCTGATATGTTTCGCCACTCGTTTTCGGGAATAGAACCTTAGTACCAGCAGAGTGAATAGACAGGTAACCGGAAAAATGCGTGCCGTCAGTTAATCTCTGTAAAAATCAAAGGAAATCATTATCCGCCTAGTCCACCTAAGGTATTTTTAATGGAACAACTGCCTATCttgcctcctcaacccagttactggggcaacccgatacctctttCTAAAAATGGTTGTCAGACTGTCTGgtgactgccgaagatgttcaaatgacactcGGACCCACCAATTAAACTCTCCTTCGAAAcatggaggaactcgtcatgaaaCAGATGGGAAACCATCCACGGAACGACCGCACCATGCTTTTAACTTTATGATCGCTTGATCCGGGCTGTTGTTAAAACTGCAAAAACcattacatatgtatatacgAATGGTTACTTAtcaatttaagttatttatttcaagAATCGTTATCATACAAATTATATACACCTTAATGGTTTACGTAGCTCGCATCTTTTTGTGTTTGAAATACACAAATTCCCATGTAGTtatgaaattgtaattttaccTTAAATGCTTTGGTTTCTTCTTCAGAAAATGGCATTGGACCGCAATAATACGGATCGCATACTGTTTGTGAGGTCTCTTCTTTACCCCAGTTGTAActgtaaaataacaatttaatatattGTGCAAAAAAGCATAATATTCTGTGTCATGTCGATTGAAAAACTAACAGAGTTCAACGTGAAGTCCGGAAAATTTGGCTTTTATGGTTGGAAATGTTTTTCAAAGTGAACAAAATTCAAGGATGATAATTATCAAAATCCACAGACGGCACATATAcaataggtacagtcaacttcaggtcagtgaaaacagttttataggaaaatcgtacttattactattgagttaaggtgcatgacagttaccaatgatgtgcggtctaccgtacatcatacatataaatattaaagcCCTGCACTTTGCAaagttttagtcggccgatattttGCTGCAGCTTATAAATCAAAAAGAATCGTAGTGCGCAGATATAAGCGCATTTTTGTATCTGAACTTTTGAACTTTTTTAGCACCCAGTGTagcacaacccagttaccagatTAGCCGTAATTGGCTTTTGACTACTCAACAGTCCAAGATCTACAAATCTACAGCTGGGACGTTATAAGCACAACTTGAAGTGTTTTCTGTAACATGGAAGAAATCGCTATTTAGCGACGAGctcttttatttacaagaacaaaattaaaaaaaaatactttttcaaaaacTTATCTTAGATGATCAGGATTGCaatataaacttaattaaatgtaCATCTaatctgtttaaaataaattctaatttttaaaatcaagaaaaaaggtagttttatttattgtgcgGGCTGATGTATAATCGTGCTGGGtgtaatgtttttctttttctgttatttaaatattttactgaaatgaaTTGTCATAATTTATGtcacgcaaaaaaaaaatatttccaccTTTCTAGCGTCTGTAAACACATGTTATTATTACAACAACTATGTATGTCTCAGCCTACAACATCTGCCTGCATTCTTGAACCTGTATTTAAAACAACTAAGAGAGGTGGGCGCATGCTATGTAGGGCCGGCTATACCTATATATTCAAGAGGGTAAGTAAGTAAAGACAGCTCGGAGCTATGGAGGTGCACGAAAAATGACAAAGCCAAGTGCAACGCAACTATAAAATTTAAGGTAAATCCGCCTCGCTACCTGCCTGCGTATAGGAGCACCttgctgctcccctcatcgctgccactgtggtgaggctgtcactAGCCTCGGATACCACAGCCTGTCATACAGCCGTAGAGCGGGCCGTATTCCGCGGCACGcgtttttactaggatagtttttactttatttaggactgcctcgttggtctagtggtcgcaagcgcggctgctgcactcgaggtctcgggttcgattcccgggtcgggccgaaatcgctttgtgggttttcttaaactttcacaaagcagcccgtagtctggaagttggtgattgattcacccgtgcatcggagagcacgtaaatgtcggtcctgcgcctgatctctttccggtcgtgtcggattgccgtcccatcgggttatgagagtgaaggaatagggagtgcacttgtgtctgcgcaaatgcttgtgcactataatatgtcctgcgcagctggctgatctccttaagtgagaacagccgccgtggccgaaaccggccgtggacgccaccagttttttatctttattgtaaatatgtaaatatctatgtgaataaagaaacatttattattgGTGAATCCTTATGAAATCATCAACAAGACCGTCAATAACCACGCCCCAATATTATTCaatatatctaatataatatttttgaaaattataaaaacagatctatattttttactcaTGACGATTTTGAGCTATGAAAAATAACTACTAGTGGAACTAtcgaaacaaaagaaacaaaatgttCCCTCTTTATCATAgtaagtatttgttattattttacttcaagGCTAATAAGAGTTTTAAGGAAGTTATTCTCAGCGTAcctattttaaatgtttgtataataaattagttaatttcatacttatttataccaAGCAATTTACACGTGGAGAAGTTAAAACATGTTACcaatattctatatttattgataaaataaaacgcGACACACATGTTTACTCATAAAACATCAACGTAAA
The Helicoverpa zea isolate HzStark_Cry1AcR chromosome 13, ilHelZeax1.1, whole genome shotgun sequence DNA segment above includes these coding regions:
- the LOC124636039 gene encoding metallocarboxypeptidase A-like protein MCYG_01475 yields the protein MPMARCDFTALKISNGKRYNVAILVDGGTHGREWTSVISALYFIDSLVKNYDKQPEYMKKRDWHVIPVLNPDGYDYSLTVDRLWRKNRRRLSGACQGVDLNRNFAYNWGKEETSQTVCDPYYCGPMPFSEEETKAFKRLTDGTHFSGYLSIHSAGTKVLFPKTSGETYQKQFEMTKRMCLAMRAVGRQPFTNGNIAKIGKQGYGMAIEWMHYEKAITNSYLIETRGRAGVDLIPPKEILIAAKEVQAGIMKFAETLR